The genomic DNA CGCTGGGGAACAGGACCTGCCGCGCCAGGTCCTCGTAGCCGAGCGAGTGGTACAGCCCGCGGGCGGGGCTCTCGGTGTCGATCGCGGAGAGGATCGAGCGGGGCTCGGCGGCGCCGTCCGTGATGGTGGTGATCAGGGAGCGGCCGATGCCGTGGTTCTGGAAGTGCGGGTGGACGTGCAGCTCGGTGATCACGAAGGAGTTGTCGAGCCAGTCCTCGTGGCCCTGGCCGCGCAGATAGGGCTCGACGACGGTGGACCACCAGTGCGTACGGTCGTTCGGCATCCCGTAGACGAAGCCGACGAGCCGTCCGTCGCCGGTGGTGGCGCCGAACGCGCGGGCTCCCGGGGAGGTCAGGTGCCGCAGGACGATCTGGTGTCGTACGGCGACCTCGTCGGCGCCGAGCCCGAAGGCCACCGCCTGTACGGCGAGCGCCTCGTCGACGCGCGCGGCGAGATCCAGGAGGCCGATGACCACGTCGTCGGGGTTGTGGTGGCCCTGACCGGGAAAGCGCAGCATGCCGGCGAGACTACCGGGGCGCTTCGCTGGATGGTGCCGGGGACTGCGGGTTGTTGGTCTGCTGCGGGACAGTCGTGGCTGGTCGCGCCCGCGCGGCGGAGCCGCACGATGTCACCGCCCCGCGCCCCTGACGGGGCGGCCCTGATGAGGCCCGGTCCTAGAACAGAACGCTCATGAACGCGCCGACCTCTTGGAAGCCCACTCTTCGGTACGCGGCCCGGGCGGGGGTGTTGAAGTCGTTGACGTAGAGGCTGACGACCGGGGCGACATCGGCGAGGGCGTAGCGCAGGACGGCCGCCATGCCGGGGGCCGCGAGTCCCTGGCCCCGGTATTCGGGGGCGACCCAGACGCCCTGGATCTGGCAGGCGTGGTGGGTCGCGGCGCCGATCTCGGCCTTGAAGGCGACCTTGCCGTTGCGGTCGAGGCGGGCGAACGAGCGTCCGGAGCCGACGAGTTCGGCGACCCTGGCCTGATAGAGGAGGCCGCCGTCGCCGGCGAGCGGGGAGACACCGACCTCCTCGGTGAACATCGCCACGCACGCCGGCATGATCGTCTCCATCTCGTCCTTGCGGATGCGGCGGACGTACGGATCGGGGGCGACGTCGTCGGGCAGCCGGTCGGT from Streptomyces avermitilis MA-4680 = NBRC 14893 includes the following:
- a CDS encoding GNAT family N-acetyltransferase encodes the protein MLRFPGQGHHNPDDVVIGLLDLAARVDEALAVQAVAFGLGADEVAVRHQIVLRHLTSPGARAFGATTGDGRLVGFVYGMPNDRTHWWSTVVEPYLRGQGHEDWLDNSFVITELHVHPHFQNHGIGRSLITTITDGAAEPRSILSAIDTESPARGLYHSLGYEDLARQVLFPSAPRPYAVMGAPLPLRRR
- a CDS encoding GNAT family N-acetyltransferase, coding for MLTQTTTRVLEPSDLDAALAVLDREPVANAFVTSRVQVAGLDPWRLGGEMWGWYEDGMLTSLCYAGANLVPICATPRAVRAFADRARRAGRRCSSIVGPVEPTTQLWQLLEPGWGPAREVRAHQPLMVTDRLPDDVAPDPYVRRIRKDEMETIMPACVAMFTEEVGVSPLAGDGGLLYQARVAELVGSGRSFARLDRNGKVAFKAEIGAATHHACQIQGVWVAPEYRGQGLAAPGMAAVLRYALADVAPVVSLYVNDFNTPARAAYRRVGFQEVGAFMSVLF